The following proteins are co-located in the Podarcis raffonei isolate rPodRaf1 chromosome 5, rPodRaf1.pri, whole genome shotgun sequence genome:
- the JMJD1C gene encoding probable JmjC domain-containing histone demethylation protein 2C isoform X4, whose protein sequence is MQGPYSLNGYRVRVYRQDSATQWFTGIITHHDLFTRTMIVMNDQVLEPQNVDPSMVQMTFLDDVVHSLLKGENIGITSRRRSRSNQNSNTAHGHYTRAQANSPRPAMNSQSAAPKQNSHHQQRNARPHKRKGSDSSVPDEEKTKEEKYDYISQGENSKNKSKHFISKRRKPEDDEKKLGMKRQRIDNTSDYSESSDSENSNKRLTDSSSEQNSENELKSKNTSKINGKEGKSQSSDGIEEQTLIDSQSPWHEIQEDKKHQETDRPESADLELQEISLHQAEQPTVYDRNANDVCIQECSIEKQQPRELLPNEQFVPSCHTPKGCIDINIENSSTIEPQENISNTFGLQTRQKMEPPGSDTKHLFTNSSFLEVRKLETDENWINNANKMDLIQPKVVKSTSANEHHNSEKVPYGSVSSLTVISIAEEGRVRKQSPVSDVVKSKAGPLIETPKIKSNSSPEVKYKHAQSPDTVKSKVNYQNSHVTGVTRSAIKTEHDLPRSSFHPVPARVSSIEATKSPLIIDKNEHFTVYRDPALIGQETGTNHISPYLHQHNYPPHSTSHRTCLNPNTHHPALTGASHLLAGSSNQTPLSAINTHPLSSTSHHSVHHPHLLPAVLPGVPTASLLGGHPRLETAHASSLSHLALAHQQQQQMLQHQSPHLLGQAHPSATYNHLGLYPIIWQYPNGTHAYSGLGIPSSKWVHSEASVNTEAPLRRNTPSPWLHQPTPVTSADGLGLMSHIPVRPSSAEPHRPLKLTTHSSPPLSKSIADHHKEELERKGIFEPLRSVAATPAKSDVEHNRSQTAKEGHLQRHFVDPLQRSLQETGERLSKYKEEHRRILQESIEVAPFTAKIKALEGERESYSRILPLSSSSPKSHGVKHEKDSELYKMKHSVPQNLPQSNYFTTLSNSVVNEPPRTYSSKEVSGMCADKQSSCPSTASAQSLTSFTTSLSKPPPLIKHPPESESSIGKITEQFSQQATSNSANSFRNDSRSPTQLSVSSSSTLRTMPALHRAPVFHPPVHHSLERKEGSYNSLSPPTLTPVQPVNAGSKIHELQKPPTLVPEPKEAQNVYKSALEQKFSDIWKNNNIPNNDKMEWHIERKLPSATASVIVRPPSRTKYDTVSVVQTAPKERVVERSLMGINQTDCPKPAEARETGRIVMPTVNSDTIHAQYEKNLPAASQGTVPSFVTPTTTTLCSTKTDVTASVATTGVPIMGSSEVTYCLSNAALACTSVESTASTAINQEVAHIQECGLSTAAPVTLACSKTESVLQASSGFSGPSDFIHLKKHKAALAAAQFKSSGASDTELTAAKNPIYPASVSLDSTVISGTINKANTVGNGQVSQTSQGNYHTKLKKAWLTRHSEEDKNTNKKENSGNSVSEIIKPCTVNLIASTSNDLQNNIDCKMLGEKLAKEEKQTRRKTKRTYESGSESGDSDESESKSEQRTKRQPKPTYKKKQNDLQKKKGDAEEEIKPNGVLSRSAKEKSKLKLQSSSSNSGIPRSVLKDWRKVKKLKQTGESFLQDDSCYEIGPNLQKCRECRLVRSKKGEESAHSPVFCRFYYFRRLSFSKNGVVRIDGFSSPDQYDDEAMSLWTHDNYDDDEIDLETCKYILDHIGDKFCQLVTSEKTAMSWVKKDAKIAWKRAVRGVREMCDACEATLFNIHWVCQKCGFVVCLDCYKAKERKSSRDKELYAWMKCVKGQPHDHKHLMPTQIIPGTVLMELLEAMHNLREKHEIRAHCQCASKQNLQPGKFPSMNGVSQILQNVLNHSNKISLCIPELQQQKASQKSETNGNTSPGSDVSTDSKLTPPESQSPLHWLADLAEQKAREEKKENKDCPLGKHTKEEQDQDSSESLNYKMPTPLSQNSEQGSTLRDLLTTTAGKLRLGSTDAGIAFAPVYSTGTASSKGGRTMPNILEDIIASVVENKIPPNRTPKINVKSEVKEEPKDERKIITDDCSTLFSDVPHSWLCDKHILWLSDHKNSNNWKLFKDCWKQGKPVLVSGIQKKLNASLWKADFISSDFGDLKADLLNCKDSITSSGSVKEFWDGFEEVSKHSLISSLFAERQKIKNGETVILKLKDFPSGDDFKTMMPARYEDLLKCLPLPEYCNPEGKLNLASYLPGFFVRPDLGPRLCSSYGVAAAKDHDIGTTNLHIEVSDMVNILVSVGIAKGNGVPSKSVVLKKFEEEDLDDLLRKRLKDSSELPGALWHIYASKDADKIREFLQKMAKEQGLDVLPEHDPIRDQSWYVNRKLRQRLFEEYGVKTCTLIQFLGDAIVLPAGALHQVQNFHSCIQVTEDFVSPEHLIQSFHLTQELRLSKEEINYDDKLQIKNILYHTVKEMVRALKIHEHELEDMEEN, encoded by the exons ATGCAAG GACCATATTCCTTAAACGGCTATAGAGTGAGAGTATACAGACAGGACTCTGCCACCCAGTGGTTCACTGGTATAATAACTCATCATGATCTATTTACTCGCACTATGATTGTTATGAATGATCAG GTTTTAGAACCACAAAATGTGGATCCCTCTATGGTTCAGATGACCTTTCTAGATGATGTTGTTCACTCTTTGTTGAAAGGTGAAAATATTGGCATTACATCACGACGCAGGTCTCGTTCCAACCAGAACAGCAACACAGCCCAC GGCCACTATACCCGGGCACAGGCAAATAGTCCCAGGCCAGCAATGAATTCCCAGAGTGCAGCACCTAAGCAAAATTCACATCACCAGCAGCGGAATGCTCGTCCACATAAAAGGAAAGGCTCTGATAGCAGTGTGCCtgatgaagaaaagacaaaagaggAAAAATATGACTATATCAGTCAAGGAG aAAATTCCAAAAATAAGAGCAAACACTTTATTTCCAAAAGAAGAAAACCAGAAGATGATGAAAAGAAACTCGGTATGAAGAGGCAGCGGATAGACAACACTTCAGACTATTCTGAGAGCAGTGACTCAGAAAATTCAAACAAAAGACTGACAGATTCTTCGTCGGAGCAGAATTCAGAGAACGAATTGAAAAGCAAGAACACTTCAAAGATAAATGGGAAAGAAGGAAAATCCCAGAGCAGTGATGGTATAGAGGAACAAACACTAATAGACAGCCAGTCACCCTGGCACGAGATACAGGAAGATAAAAAACATCAAGAAACCGATAGGCCAGAGTCAGCTGACTTGGAGCTGCAAGAAATTTCACTCCATCAAGCTGAGCAGCCAACAGTTTATGATAGGAATGCGAATGATGTATGCATTCAAGAGTGCAGTATAGAAAAGCAACAACCCAGGGAGCTCTTACCGAATGAGCAGTTTGTGCCCAGTTGCCATACACCAAAAGGTTGTATTGATATAAATATTGAAAACAGTTCAACTATTGAGCCCCAGGAAAACATATCAAATACTTTTGGTTTGCAAACTCGTCAGAAAATGGAGCCTCCAGGTAGTGATACAAAACATCTGTTTACAAATTCAAGCTTTCTGGAAGTGAGAAAGCTGGAAACTGATGAAAACTGGATTAATAATGCCAACAAAATGGATTTGATACAACCAAAAGTTGTAAAAAGTACATCAGCAAATGAACATCATAATTCTGAAAAAGTTCCGTATGGCTCTGTTTCATCTTTAACTGTCATTTCCATAGCAGAAGAGGGCAGAGTACGTAAACAAAGTCCAGTCTCTGATGTAGTGAAGTCAAAAGCTGGCCCACTGATTGAAACCCCTAAAATCAAGTCAAATTCTTCACCTGAAGTTAAATATAAACACGCCCAATCTCCCGACACTGTGAAGTCTAAGGTTAATTACCAGAACAGCCATGTTACTGGAGTAACAAGGTCAGCAATTAAAACTGAACATGATTTGCCTAGGTCTAGCTTTCATCCAGTTCCAGCTAGAGTTAGTTCAATAGAAGCTACTAAAAGTCCTCTTATCATTGACAAGAATGAACATTTCACAGTTTACAGAGATCCCGCTCTTATTGGACAAGAAACGGGAACTAACCATATATCACCCTATTTACATCAGCATAACTATCCTCCTCATTCCACTTCCCATAGAACTTGTTTAAATCCAAACACTCATCACCCCGCATTAACTGGTGCATCCCATTTGTTAGCTGGGTCCTCAAACCAAACTCCTTTGTCTGCTATTAATACACATCCTCTTAGTAGTACATCTCACCATTCTGTTCATCACCCGCATCTACTTCCTGCAGTGTTACCTGGAGTGCCTACAGCCTCTCTGTTGGGAGGCCATCCACGACTAGAGACTGCTCATGCTAGCAGCTTAAGCCATTTGGCATTAGCAcaccagcaacagcaacagatgCTACAGCACCAGTCACCACATCTTCTTGGGCAAGCTCACCCTTCTGCTACGTATAATCACCTGGGACTTTATCCAATTATTTGGCAGTATCCCAACGGAACACATGCATACTCAGGACTTGGAATACCTTCATCTAAATGGGTCCATTCTGAAGCTTCTGTTAATACTGAGGCTCCTCTGAGAAGG AATACTCCTAGTCCTTGGTTACACCAGCCCACCCCTGTGACCTCAGCTGACGGTCTTGGGTTAATGAGCCACATACCTGTAAGACCATCCAGTGCAGAACCACATCGGCCACTTAAATTGACGACACACTCTAGTCCTCCATTGTCAAAAAGTATAGCGGATCATCATAAAGA AgaattggaaaggaaaggaattttTGAACCTTTACGTTCAGTTGCAGCGACTCCAGCAAAGTCAGATGTAGAGCATAACAGATCACAGACCGCAAAAGAGGGCCATTTGCAAAGACACTTTGTAGACCCACTACAAAGGTCACTTCAAGAGACAGGCGAGAGGCTAAGCAAGTATAAAGAAGAGCACAGGAGGATACTTCAAGAAAGTATTGAGGTTGCTCCTTTTACTGCTAAAATCAAGGCACTTGAGGGTGAAAGGGAATCATATTCCAGAATATTGCCATTATCATCCTCTAGCCCCAAAAGCCATGGAGTAAAACATGAGAAAGATTCAGAACTTTACAAGATGAAGCATTCTGTACCACAGAACTTGCCACAAAGCAACTATTTTACCACTTTGTCTAACAGTGTGGTCAACGAACCACCACGAACATACTCCTCCAAAGAGGTTTCAGGTATGTGTGCCGATAAACAGAGCAGTTGTCCTTCAACAGCTTCTGCTCAGTCACTCACTTCTTTCACTACATCTCTTTCAAAACCACCACCTTTGATTAAACACCCACCAGAGTCTGAAAGCTCAATAGGCAAGATAACAGAGCAGTTTTCACAGCAAGCGACCtctaattcagcaaattctttcagaAATGACTCCAGAAGTCCTACTCAGTTGTCTGTTTCATCCTCAAGTACACTCCGAACAATGCCCGCTTTGCACAGGGCACCGGTCTTTCACCCTCCAGTCCATCACAGtttggagaggaaggaaggaagttacaATAGCCTTTCTCCTCCAACCTTAACTCCAGTGCAGCCAGTTAATGCTGGTAGCAAAATCCacgaattacagaagccaccaaCTCTAGTACCTGAGCCGAAGGAAGCACAAAATGTTTACAAAAGTGCTTTGGAGCAAAAATTTTCAGAtatatggaaaaataataatattccaaaTAATGACAAAATGGAATGGCACATAGAGAGGAAATTGCCTTCTGCCACAGCTTCTGTCATTGTACGTCCACCTTCACGTACAAAGTATGATACAGTATCTGTCGTGCAGACAGCTCCAAAAGAGCGAGTTGTCGAAAGATCGCTGATGGGGATAAACCAAACCGATTGTCCCAAACCAGCGGAAGCCAGAGAGACTGGAAGAATAGTTATGCCGACCGTGAACTCAGACACAATTCATGCCCAGTATGAAAAGAACTTGCCAGCTGCCTCCCAGGGCACTGTTCCCAGTTTTGTCACGCCGACTACGACGACACTATGCAGCACCAAAACGGATGTAACAGCATCTGTGGCTACTACTGGCGTTCCAATCATGGGCAGTTCAGAAGTGACTTACTGTTTGTCCAATGCAGCTTTAGCTTGCACGTCAGTAGAGAGTACTGCCTCCACAGCCATAAACCAGGAAGTGGCACACATACAAGAATGTGGCCTGAGCACCGCAGCTCCAGTTACATTAGCCTGCAGCAAAACGGAAAGTGTTCTTCAGGCCAGCTCTGGATTCTCTGGGCCATCTGATTTTATTCACTTGAAAAAGCACAAGGCAGCATTGGCTGCTGCTCAGTTTAAAAGTAGCGGTGCCAGTGATACAGAGTTGACTGCTGCGAAAAATCCAATATATCCAGCCTCCGTTTCCCTCGACAGTACTGTCATCTCTGGTACAATAAACAAAGCAAATACTGTAGGCAATGGGCAAGTATCCCAGACGAGTCAAGGGAACTACCACACGAAGCTGAAAAAAGCTTGGCTCACAAGACATTCGGAAGAAGataaaaatactaataaaaaagAGAATTCGGGGAACAGTGTCTCAGAAATCATTAAGCCATGTACTGTTAACTTAATAGCTTCTACATCTAATGATTTGCAAAATAATATAGATTGTAAAATGCTGGGTGAAAAGCTTGCGAAAGAAGAGAAACAGACAAGGCGAAAAACGAAAAGGACGTATGAATCTGGCTCTGAAAGTGGAGATTCTGATGAAAGTGAGAGCAAATCAGAGCAAAGGACTAAGCGGCAGCCTAAGCCAACTTACAAAAAGAAACAGAAtgatttgcaaaagaaaaaaggcgATGCAGAGGAAGAAATAAAGCCAAATGGTGTTCTTAGCAGAAGTGccaaagaaaaaagcaaattgaagttacagagcagcagcagcaatt CTGGCATACCTCGTTCAGTATTAAAAGACTGGCGTAAAGTAAAGAAGTTGAAACAGACGGGAGAATCCTTTTTGCAGGATGACTCTTGTTATGAAATCGGGCCCAAtttgcagaaatgcagagaatgTAGACTTGTAAGAAGCAAGAAAGGAGAAGAATCAGCTCACTCACCAGTGTTTTGTAGATTCTACTACTTTCGTCG gcTTTCTTTTAGTAAGAATGGAGTGGTTAGGATTGAtggcttttcttctcctgatcAGTATGATGATGAAGCAATGAGTTTATGGACACAtgataattatgatgatgatgaaattgaCCTAGAAACTTGCAAATACATCTTAGACCACATAGGTGACAAATTTTGTCAGTTAGTGACATCTGAGAAAACAGCCATGTCCTGGGTCAAAAAGGATG CCAAAATAGCTTGGAAGAGAGCAGTCAGAGGAGTCCGTGAAATGTGTGATGCATGTGAAGCCACTCTGTTTAACATTCACTGGGTCTGCCAAAAATGTGGATTTGTGGTCTGCTTAGATTGCTATAAGGCTAAGGAAAGGAAGAGTTCTAGAG ATAAAGAATTGTACGCCTGGATGAAATGTGTGAAAGGGCAGCCTCATGATCACAAACATTTAATGCCAACCCAGATCATTCCTGGAACAG TATTAATGGAACTTCTTGAAGCAATGCATAATCTTAGAGAGAAACATGAGATTAGAGCCCATTGCCAGTGTGCCAGCAAACAGAATTTACAACCTGGCAAGTTCCCTTCAATGAATGGTGTATCTCAG ATTTTGCAGAACGTCCTTAATCACAGTAATAAAATTTCTCTGTGCATACCTGAGTTGCAACAGCAGAAGGCATCTCAGAAATCTGAGACAAACGGTAATACAAGCCCAGGAAGTGACGTGAGCACAGACAGCAAGTTAACTCCTCCTGAATCCCAATCACCACTGCACTGGTTGGCAGATCTAGCAGAACAAAAGGCCAGGGAAGAAAAGAAAG aaaacaaaGACTGCCCTCTTGGAAAGCATACAAAGGAAGAGCAGGACCAAGACAGTTCAGAATCTCTTAACTACAAGATGCCAACTCCTTTGTCTCAAAATAGCGAGCAGGGCTCAACGTTACGAGACCTGCTCACCACTACTGCTGGAAAACTGCGTCTCGGCTCTACAGATGCTGGCATTGCTTTTGCACCCGTTTATTCTACAGGAACTGCA AGTAGCAAAGGTGGAAGGACAATGCCAAACATTCTTGAGGACATAATTGCTTCAGTTGTAGAAAACAAGATTCCACCAAATAGAACACCAAAGATAAATGTAAAATCTGAAGTGAAGGAAGAGCCAAAGGATGAGAGAAAAATTATTACAGATGATTGCAGCACATTGTTCAGTGATGTTCCACATTCATGGCTCTGTGATAAACACATTTTGTGGCTCAGTGatcataaaaacagcaacaactggaaACTTTTCAAGGATTGTTGGAAGCAAGGAAAG cCCGTATTAGTGTCTGGAATACAGAAGAAACTGAATGCTAGCTTATGGAAGGCAGATTTTATTAGTTCAGATTTTGGTGATCTCAAAGCTGATCTCTTGAATTGCAAAGACAGCATTACTTCCAGTGGCAGTGTCAAGGAATTTTGGGATGGCTTTGAAGAAGTTTCAA AACACTCACTGATCTCTTCACTGTTTGCAGaacggcaaaaaataaaaaatggagaaacagtTATACTTAAGTTGAAAGACTTTCCTTCAGGAGACGATTTCAAGACCATGATGCCTGCAAG ATATGAAGACTTATTAAAATGTTTGCCACTGCCTGAATATTGCAACCCAGAAGGAAAACTGAATTTAGCTTCATACTTGCCAGGTTTTTTTGTGCGCCCAGATCTAGGGCCCAGATTATGCAGTTCATATG GTGTAGCTGCTGCTAAAGATCATGATATAGGAACTACAAATCTTCATATTGAGGTATCTGACATGGTGAACATCCTTGTCAGCGTTGGCATAGCAAAAGGGAATGGCGTTCCTTCAAAATCAG TGGTATTAAAGAAGTTTGAAGAGGAAGATTTGGATGATCTTCTAAGAAAAAGACTGAAGGATTCAAGTGAACTGCCTGGTGCTTTGTGGCACATTTATGCCAGCAAGGATGCTGACAAGATAAGGGAGTTTCTACAGAAG ATGGCAAAAGAACAAGGTTTAGATGTTTTGCCAGAACATGATCCGATACGTGACCAGAGTTGGTATGTAAACAGAAAACTCCGTCAAAGACTTTTTGAAGAATATGGAGTAAAAACCTGCACTCTAATCCAGTTCCTTGGTGATGCCATTGTTTTACCAGCAGGAGCACTTCACCAG GTACAGAATTTTCATAGCTGTATTCAAGTAACTGAAGATTTTGTGTCTCCAGAGCACCTTATACAGTCATTTCACTTAACACAAGAATTGAGGCTCTCGAAGGAAGAAATCAATTATGATGATAAGCTGCAG attaaaaatattttgtatCATACAGTTAAGGAAATGGTGAGAGCTTTGAAGATTCATGAACATGAACTAGAAGATATGGAGGAAAATTAA